A genomic stretch from Herpetosiphon gulosus includes:
- a CDS encoding CHAT domain-containing tetratricopeptide repeat protein: MVLLDDAFESTVTPALTSYIWLLRWCDSAQLASLTPYSPEQIERFWQSTLVIEHPHHGWYQLREAPSLNERPYREHEVFAAAFEYSQQQLNRLEAEAWQFELERWLYYLEEYLELLSARRDWPTIAEVLTKATTIPQVNLRQQQLLMLYKAIITMRLERQYDTAQRLLQQLRDDIQLEADLVPMVINSMGTLAWFRGAYDQAIQHYIEQHQHAQQVQNWLYQGHSLLNQSILSNQLQRPEYALELSLQALEALQRAGNRYREAHALYEVGSNLLYLCRWDEADSYFSQSAALYQTLDTIGDLANLYWHIGFLKHLAGDLQASKQAYQISIEAARASVVPNDDSLRDSLAFLGLLYCSMHDYQAALEIYAQAEALARQHNNRHELALILNQRGDAERRSGAIDAAFAAFAESIAIIEDLRTSFGDEDTKLGLISTAQQVYEHMVVLCIERGDAAQAVNYIERARSRAFLDALQAGDERAAVELSQQCADLAEIQAQLDQRTAVIEYFTVGVLGRSLRFLAALAERKSPILHHFSLEPALYSVAITATTATIHQHTFNPLNLTRGHGGHHRLLQPRILKAISQALIEPYEAMLATVDLVYVVPHGPLHDVPFMALQTSDGNWLVREENPAIALAPSATILVRYALGRAASSQTQHYCFGYNSVGAEALTYAEHEAQEIAKLVDGQAWTGALATDQFLRYAHDARIIHIASHCVYDAQQPLNSHLILGHETLSAQTIMDQVEIDTDLVVLSACVSGRSFVAVSDDQYGLQRAFLYAGTRSLLCSLWNASDVAALFVMDRFYRELQAGVRIAVALKHAVIAVRDLTRADIIKQFQLWQLPASAIPLEPDGQHSESPLADPRFWAGFMVIGKA, from the coding sequence ATGGTTTTACTTGATGATGCCTTCGAATCAACGGTTACACCGGCACTTACTTCTTACATCTGGCTCCTGCGTTGGTGTGATTCGGCTCAGTTGGCTAGCCTAACGCCTTATTCACCCGAACAGATCGAACGCTTTTGGCAAAGCACCTTGGTCATCGAACACCCCCATCATGGTTGGTATCAACTACGCGAAGCACCTAGCTTAAATGAACGACCCTATCGTGAGCACGAAGTCTTTGCTGCCGCCTTTGAGTATAGCCAGCAACAACTCAATCGTCTAGAGGCTGAGGCCTGGCAATTTGAGCTAGAACGTTGGCTCTACTACCTTGAGGAATATTTGGAGCTGCTTTCGGCTCGCCGCGATTGGCCAACCATCGCCGAGGTGCTGACCAAAGCTACCACCATTCCACAAGTCAATCTGCGCCAACAGCAACTGCTGATGCTCTACAAGGCGATTATCACCATGCGACTTGAACGTCAATATGATACCGCCCAACGTTTATTACAACAATTACGTGATGATATCCAGCTCGAAGCCGATTTAGTGCCGATGGTAATCAACAGTATGGGCACGTTAGCCTGGTTTCGCGGAGCCTACGATCAGGCCATCCAACATTATATTGAGCAACATCAACACGCTCAGCAAGTGCAAAATTGGCTGTATCAAGGCCATAGTTTGCTCAACCAGAGTATTTTATCCAATCAGCTGCAACGCCCAGAATATGCCTTAGAGCTAAGTTTGCAAGCACTCGAAGCCTTGCAACGGGCCGGCAATCGCTATCGCGAGGCTCATGCGCTCTACGAAGTTGGCTCGAATTTGCTCTATTTATGTCGTTGGGATGAGGCCGATAGCTATTTTTCGCAGTCGGCAGCGCTCTACCAAACCCTCGATACAATCGGCGATTTGGCCAATTTGTATTGGCATATTGGCTTTTTGAAACATTTGGCAGGCGATTTGCAGGCCAGCAAACAAGCCTATCAAATTAGTATTGAGGCGGCTCGCGCCAGCGTTGTGCCCAATGATGATAGCCTACGCGATTCATTGGCGTTTTTGGGCTTGCTCTATTGCAGTATGCACGATTATCAAGCAGCCTTGGAAATTTATGCCCAAGCTGAAGCCTTGGCTCGCCAACATAACAATCGCCATGAGTTAGCCCTGATTCTCAATCAACGCGGCGATGCTGAACGGCGGAGCGGGGCAATTGATGCAGCATTCGCAGCCTTTGCCGAATCCATCGCAATTATTGAAGATTTACGTACCTCGTTCGGCGATGAAGATACCAAATTGGGCTTGATTAGTACGGCCCAACAGGTTTATGAGCATATGGTTGTGCTGTGTATCGAGCGCGGCGATGCGGCTCAAGCAGTCAATTATATCGAGCGAGCACGTTCGCGAGCCTTCCTCGATGCGCTGCAAGCTGGCGATGAACGTGCCGCAGTTGAGCTTTCGCAGCAATGTGCCGATTTAGCCGAAATTCAAGCCCAACTCGACCAACGCACAGCGGTGATCGAATACTTTACAGTTGGGGTGTTAGGCCGATCATTGCGCTTCTTGGCAGCTTTGGCCGAACGCAAATCGCCAATTCTGCATCATTTCAGCCTTGAGCCAGCCTTATACAGCGTGGCGATAACTGCAACAACCGCTACGATTCATCAGCATACCTTTAATCCCTTGAACCTGACTCGTGGCCATGGCGGGCATCATCGCTTGCTGCAACCACGGATTTTGAAGGCAATTTCGCAGGCTTTGATTGAGCCATACGAAGCCATGTTGGCAACAGTTGATTTGGTGTATGTTGTGCCGCATGGCCCGCTGCATGATGTGCCATTTATGGCGTTGCAAACCAGCGATGGCAACTGGTTGGTACGCGAGGAAAACCCGGCGATTGCCTTGGCTCCCAGTGCCACTATTTTGGTGCGCTATGCCTTAGGTCGCGCCGCCAGCAGCCAAACGCAGCATTACTGCTTTGGCTACAACAGCGTCGGAGCCGAAGCCCTAACCTATGCTGAACACGAAGCCCAAGAAATCGCCAAATTAGTGGATGGGCAGGCTTGGACAGGCGCATTAGCCACCGATCAATTTTTGCGCTATGCCCATGACGCACGGATTATTCACATCGCCTCGCACTGTGTGTACGATGCCCAACAGCCATTAAATTCGCACCTAATTCTTGGCCACGAAACCCTGAGCGCCCAAACGATTATGGATCAAGTTGAGATTGATACTGATTTGGTGGTGTTGAGTGCTTGCGTCAGCGGGCGCAGTTTTGTGGCGGTCAGCGACGACCAATATGGCCTTCAACGGGCGTTTTTATATGCTGGAACCCGTAGTTTGCTCTGCTCGTTGTGGAACGCCTCGGATGTCGCGGCGTTGTTCGTGATGGATCGCTTTTACCGTGAATTGCAGGCCGGAGTACGGATTGCCGTAGCACTTAAACACGCCGTGATTGCTGTACGTGACTTGACGCGGGCTGATATTATTAAACAGTTCCAGCTTTGGCAGCTACCAGCTAGCGCAATTCCGCTTGAACCAGACGGCCAGCACAGCGAAAGCCCCTTGGCTGACCCGCGCTTTTGGGCTGGCTTTATGGTGATTGGCAAAGCCTAA
- a CDS encoding HD domain-containing protein — MLDLHQWQARFATWIEQELGQADVSHDPEHIRRVVRNAQLIQAEAGGDLAVIIPAAWLHDCVVVSKASPLRSQASRMAAEHATQWLASQGYPEQYLPAISHAIAAHSFSANIQPETLEAQIVQDADRLDSLGAIGLARCLMLSVELGRRLYDPQQPIPRTRPADDQINSIDHFYTKLLKLPQTMQTATGRALAEQRTGILNQFLDQLAQEVGES, encoded by the coding sequence ATGTTGGATTTACACCAATGGCAAGCGCGGTTTGCGACGTGGATTGAGCAAGAGCTTGGTCAGGCTGATGTTTCGCACGATCCTGAACATATTCGGCGGGTCGTGCGTAATGCGCAATTAATTCAAGCTGAAGCGGGCGGCGATTTAGCAGTGATTATTCCGGCTGCCTGGTTACACGATTGCGTGGTTGTTTCTAAGGCCTCACCGTTACGCAGCCAAGCCTCGCGCATGGCTGCCGAACACGCAACCCAATGGCTAGCTAGCCAAGGCTACCCCGAACAGTATTTACCGGCGATCAGCCATGCGATTGCTGCTCACAGTTTCTCGGCCAACATTCAGCCAGAAACTTTAGAGGCCCAAATCGTCCAAGATGCCGATCGGCTTGATTCGCTCGGCGCGATTGGCTTAGCCCGTTGTTTGATGCTGAGTGTTGAGCTTGGCCGACGGCTCTACGATCCACAGCAGCCGATTCCGCGTACCCGCCCTGCCGATGATCAAATTAACAGCATCGACCATTTTTATACCAAACTCTTAAAGCTGCCACAAACAATGCAAACAGCCACAGGCCGTGCATTAGCAGAACAACGAACTGGTATTCTCAACCAATTCCTAGATCAATTAGCGCAAGAAGTTGGGGAATCGTAG
- a CDS encoding glycosyltransferase family 1 protein, whose product MHFTINGHLLSFDSSFRQAGVSNHTRFLIENLAKLDHDNQYTLFVGPNVRQHLNLPSNWEIVESRLPTIQPKYRIPWEQLIAPWLLAKRRVNLFHGLLNISPLLSPVPTIVTIHDLAFMDVTGSHRKANRRYLAAATRQGVRQAAHLFAVSEYTKAAMVDRLGLDPAKISIAYNAAGAQYHPRSTAEINAWKQQKQLPEQFLLYLGTLEPRKNIPNLLRAYAKVKHEIGMPLLIGGGKGWNFDEIFSTYEQLQLHDSVSFLGYVPGEELPLWYNAATAFIYPSRYEGFGIPPLEAMASGTPVLTTNATSIPEVVGDAAIQVDPDDLDQMAQELVRIANDASLRDDLRERGLLRAQAFSWENLAKATLEVYRKVGG is encoded by the coding sequence ATGCATTTTACGATTAATGGCCATTTGCTTTCATTCGATAGCTCTTTTCGGCAGGCTGGGGTTTCCAATCACACGCGCTTTTTGATTGAAAACTTGGCTAAGCTCGACCACGATAACCAATACACCCTGTTTGTTGGGCCGAATGTGCGCCAACACCTCAATTTGCCTTCCAATTGGGAGATTGTCGAATCGCGTTTGCCTACAATTCAGCCCAAATATCGGATTCCTTGGGAGCAGTTGATCGCGCCATGGTTATTAGCCAAACGCCGTGTTAATTTGTTTCATGGCTTGTTGAATATCTCGCCGTTGCTCTCGCCCGTGCCAACCATCGTCACCATTCACGATTTGGCGTTTATGGATGTAACTGGTTCGCATCGCAAGGCCAATCGGCGTTATTTGGCGGCGGCAACGCGCCAAGGTGTGCGCCAAGCTGCCCATTTATTTGCGGTTTCTGAGTATACCAAGGCTGCTATGGTCGATCGGCTGGGGCTTGATCCGGCTAAAATTAGTATTGCTTATAACGCCGCTGGGGCACAATATCACCCGCGTTCAACCGCTGAAATTAATGCTTGGAAGCAGCAAAAGCAACTGCCGGAGCAATTTTTGCTCTATCTTGGCACTTTAGAGCCACGCAAAAATATTCCCAATTTGCTGCGAGCCTATGCCAAAGTTAAACACGAAATTGGTATGCCATTGTTAATTGGTGGTGGCAAGGGCTGGAATTTCGACGAAATTTTCAGCACTTACGAGCAGTTACAATTGCATGATAGCGTGAGTTTCCTTGGCTATGTGCCAGGCGAGGAATTGCCGTTGTGGTATAACGCTGCGACGGCCTTTATTTATCCATCGCGCTATGAAGGCTTTGGCATTCCGCCACTTGAGGCCATGGCTTCGGGCACGCCAGTCTTGACTACCAATGCCACCAGTATTCCCGAAGTCGTGGGTGATGCGGCGATTCAAGTAGACCCTGATGATCTTGATCAGATGGCCCAAGAATTAGTGCGGATTGCCAATGATGCCAGTTTGCGCGACGATCTCCGTGAACGTGGTTTGCTGCGTGCCCAAGCTTTCTCGTGGGAGAATCTAGCTAAGGCTACACTTGAGGTTTATCGCAAGGTTGGGGGCTAG
- a CDS encoding sigma-70 family RNA polymerase sigma factor → MFETQLSDSEQIYTERATLLIKKYGWTLLSIDELVQRTVRRRATDFQGTLDQALICTYMVSLYDACSGREGLSRREDGYTELFRMVYSYAMLKRFEPAEEIAQATIERVLKHFDDCRKPGAFWEFVRLQMNNALRSLRRWTKYPADSLDQPSMNDEGQNRYDVLEDTQSIAPATVVIQHETKERISACLNAYLREHPRSHNQLAALWLKYITGLDDNAISRTLETTVSHVHTLRSRAIKRLRDDPRWQAVATDLGIAYE, encoded by the coding sequence ATGTTCGAGACCCAATTATCTGATAGCGAGCAGATCTATACCGAACGTGCAACTCTTCTCATCAAAAAATATGGATGGACACTGCTCTCAATCGACGAGCTGGTACAACGAACTGTGCGCCGTCGCGCGACCGATTTTCAAGGAACCCTTGATCAAGCCTTAATTTGTACCTACATGGTGTCGTTATACGATGCCTGTTCTGGGCGCGAAGGCCTAAGTCGGCGCGAGGATGGCTATACGGAGCTTTTCCGCATGGTCTATAGCTATGCCATGCTTAAACGTTTTGAACCAGCCGAGGAAATCGCCCAAGCTACGATCGAACGTGTCCTCAAACATTTTGACGATTGCCGCAAGCCTGGCGCATTTTGGGAGTTTGTGCGTTTGCAAATGAACAATGCCTTGCGCAGCTTACGTCGTTGGACAAAATATCCCGCTGATTCATTAGATCAACCGAGTATGAATGATGAGGGTCAAAACCGTTACGATGTGTTGGAAGATACCCAAAGCATCGCTCCCGCAACGGTGGTGATTCAACATGAAACGAAGGAGCGGATTTCAGCCTGTTTAAATGCCTATCTGCGTGAACACCCACGTTCACACAATCAATTAGCCGCATTGTGGCTCAAATATATCACTGGCCTTGATGACAATGCGATTAGCCGGACGTTGGAAACTACCGTAAGCCATGTACACACCCTGCGCAGCCGAGCAATCAAGCGGTTGCGTGACGATCCCCGCTGGCAAGCTGTTGCCACTGATCTAGGGATTGCTTACGAATAA